In Pseudomonas campi, the sequence GCAAGGCGCCGTAACTGCCCTCGCGCTGCTCGCGGGTCATCGCGTGCTGCAGGCGGTCCTGCAGCAGACGGCGGTTGGGCAGCCCGGTCAGCTCGTCACTGTAGGCCAGGCGCTCGATCTCGCGCTGGTAGCGCTGGCGCTCGGAGATGTCGGTGATGCTGGCGCGAATCAGCAGCGGCTTGCCGGGCATGCACACCAGACGTACTTCGCAGGGCAGCACGCGGCCGGCACTGTCGCGATGCAGCCACTCGAACACTGGCGTACCACCGCCGATCGCCGCCTGCAGATAACGCAGCCCGAGAGGCGTGGAGTCCTGGCCATCGGCCTGGCGCGGCGGGCTCATCTCGACCGGATTGCGCCCCAGCAGCTCGGCGTGGCTCAGATTGAACAGACGCTGGGCATTCTCGTTGGCCTCGATGATGCCGCCCTTGGGGCTGAACAGCACGATGGCCTCCGGGGCATGCTCGACCAGCGTGCGGTAGCGCGCTTCCGCCTCGTGGCGCGCAGTGATGTCCTCGATGATCGCCAGACAGGCCTCCAGGCGACCGCCCTGTGCACGCACCGCGCGCAGGCTCAGGCGGCTGTAGATCACCGAACCGTCGCTACGCAGAAAGCGTTTCTCCAGCTCGTAGTCATCACGCTCACCACAAAGAATGCCGTCGAACAGGGCCTCTTCGCGCTCGACATCCTGCGCGTGAGTGATCTGCTGCCAATTGCTGCTGCACAACTCCTCGCGGCTGCGGTCGAGAATCTGGCAGAGCTTGAAGTTGACCTCCAGCCACTGGCCCTGCGGGGTGATCATGGCCATGCCGATCAGCGGCGCCTCGAAGAACAGGCGCAGCCACTCGTCGCGTTCGCGTAACTGCTGCTCGGCGAGTTTGCGCGCGCTGATGTCCTGTATCGCGCCGTACAGGCGCACAACTTTGCGCCCGTCCATTTCCGGAAAACCCTTGAGGCGCACCCAGCGCGAGGTGCCGCGCAGCCCGGTCAGACGCACCTCCATGTCGAACGGCTGCCCCGAACGCAGGATCTGCCGGAGGGTCTGCTGGATCAGCTTGCGGCTCTCCGGCTCGTAGCGACTGAGCGCCACTGGCAGCGGCGGAGCACCGGCCGAGGGGTCCATCTCGTTCATGCGGAAGCAGCCATCGGTCCAGTACATGCGCTGGTCGGCCATTTCCAGAACCCAGCCACCGATATCGGCGATCGCCTCGGTCTGCGACAACAGATGGGTCTGCCGCATCAGCTCCTCGCGGCCCCTGGCCAGCTCCTTGGCCAGGCGCTCGCGCTCGCTGACATCCTGGGTGAGCGCGACGAAATGACTGACCTTGCCACGCGCATCGAGCAGCGGCGCAATGGTCACCTCGTTCCAGAACTCCTCGCCATTCTTGCGGTAATTGCGCAGCACCTCATGGTGCGGCAGGCCGCGACTGAGGGCCTGGCGCGCACGCTGCAAGGCACCGTGGTCACTGTTGCCGGCCAGCAGCAGGCGACTGCCACTGCCGAGGATTTCCGCACGGTTGTAGCCGCTCAGTTTCTCCATCGCCGGGTTGCAATAGATGAAGGGGTTACCGGGCTGGCGCGCGTCGGAAATCGACACACCCAGCGGGCAGGACTGCAGCGCCTGGTTGACCAGGGCCAGCTCCTGCTGCATCGCCGCACTGCTGTGCAGGGTCCGGCGCAGGTCGCTGAGGGCACGGCCGACCAGCAGCGTGGCGATCATCAGCAGCAACAGGCTGAAGTGCATTTCCAGGCGCTGCGGGCTGGCCCAGTCGAGATCGCTGACCAGCACCCCGGCCAGCGGCAGGGCCAGTACGCTGAGCACAGTCAGGACGGCGCCCCAGACGGCGCCACTGAAGCCCCAGAGCATGGCCAGCACCAGCATCATGGCGCCAATCAGCGGCAGGATCAGCAGCAGCGGCAACAGGCAGAGCAACACCGGCAAGCCCACCAGCAGCGCAAGCAAGGCCCACCAGGGCGGGGGCTGCAGCCCGGTGCTGGCCGCGCTGTCCGCTGCCAGCGGAGACCGCCGCGCCCAGCCACGCCGGACCAAGCGCGGGGTCAGCCCGGTCAGCAGCGGCAGCGTTACCCCCAAGGCAATCAGGCTATCGGCCAGCCACAGGGTCAGGCTCGCCTGGGCCCATTGCTCGCTCGCCAGCACGCCGGTCAGCAGCAGGTTGCTCTGTACGCCGAGCGCGGCCACCGCCGCCGGCACCAGCACGCCCAGGAGGATAAAACGCACCAGGCTGGCCACCGTGCTCAGCGCCGCATCGAACTGGCGACCGCGCAGAAACAGCCAGACCATGCCGACAGCCAGGGTTTCCGGTAGCGCATAGAGGGGCGCCCAGCGCCAATCCAGCCCCCACAGGGGGATGCTCAGCAGGGCGTTGAGGTAGAGCGCCGGCAGGATGCGCGGCCCCCACCACAACAGCAGCGTCAGGCCGAGTGCGAACGGCAGGTACCAGAGCGCAGCGCCACTGACAAACTGGGTCGACAGGGACATCCAGGTGCCCAGATGGAACAGCGGCAACGGCAGCCACCAGCTCCACCCCGGCAGTCGATCCGAATCCACAGGCATGCTGACCTCGGCTAATCCATTTGAGCAGCATAGATCAGCCGCCAATCACCGGATCCATGCAAAAGCCCGCCGGGTGGCGGGCTGTTGCAGAGCGTGGGATCAGCTCACTGCGGGTTGCTTTGCAGCTGCAGCGTGGGCTTCGGCGGTTCCGGCTGCGGCTGCGGCGCCTTGATCTGCAGTACCGGCTTGGGTGGTTCAGGCTGCGCTTGCGGTGCCTGCAGTTTCAGCTCGGGTTTCGGCGGTTGCGGCTCATTGGCCTTGAGCTGCAGTTTCGGCTTCGGCGGCTCGGGCTGCGGTTGCGGCGCCTTGATCTGCAGGCCCGGCTTCGGCGGCTCGACTGGCGCTACCTGCAGCTTGCCACTACCACCCGGTTGCACGTTGAGGGTACTGGTGCACAGCACCTCGACCTCGACCTTGCTCGACTGCTGCTTGTTCGGCGCCAGCACATGCAGGCGGTAGCTGCGCTTGACCAGCGTGCCCTGGCCCTGGGTATTGGCCTTGAAGCCGCCGATACCCTGCTGCGGCGGCTGCGCATCCGGCTTGATGGTGACCTTCTGGTTGAGCACACGCTGGGTCGCCTCGCCCACCTTGCCCGGCAGGTTGCTGGTCATCTGCAGGGCGGCACCCTTGCCGCCGACTTCTTCCAGCCAGTACTTGATCTCGCCGCCACCGACACCCTTGATGGTGGCCTTGAGGTTCACTTCCGCCGGGCACACGCCCTTGAACTTGGCAGGCTGGGCGACCAGCTCGACGCTGGTGACCTGGAACTGGGCCGCCAGACCTTGCGGGCCTTTCGGCGGCGCGACCTTGTCGGCGATGGTCGGGTTGCCCAGGCACTGGATGGTCACCGGCGCGCTCTTGTCCCACAGGTGGTACTGGTGGCTGCTGGCCGGCCGCGAGGTGTTCGGCCCGCCGCCCAGCTGGTAGAAGCCGGCCATTTTCAGCGGTACATCGAGTTTGACGTTGAAGCCCTGACGCAGCACCTGATTGAGGCCCTTGCCCTGCTTCAGGCGGTTGTTTTTTTCGAAGCCGCAGTAGAGGGCGATATCGGCACCGGGGATGCCGTCACTCACCAGCAACTTGAACGGCAGGTTGGCGTTGAGATAGCCACTGGCCGCCTTCACCTGGGCGGCACCGAGATCGAACATCTGCGATTTCTCGAAGTGCATCTCGCCATTCTTGGGGATCTTCGCTTCGCCGACGTAAATCCGCGCCCAAGGCTTGCTCGGCTGCTGCGACCACTGGTGGGTGTACTGGAAGCGCATTTTCACCGTGCTGCTGGGCACCACCGACCACTCGCCCTTCTGGTCCAGCTGGACCTGCAGGGTGTGCGGCTGGCCGCCATTGGGTGCGGCCTTGATGGTGGCGGTAGCCGCCGGGTTGTCGTCGACCGCCTGGGCGGCGGTGCTGGCCAGCAACAGGGCCAGGCTGAGGCTGCTGAGGGTGAAGCGGGCGTTGAGCGCTTTCATGGTAGAGATCCTTGTAGGGGGGCGATAAATTTGCCTTGCCACCCTCTGTCGTTGATCGCCACTGCAGCGGTTCAAATTATTTTTTGCCGCGCGCGATAATTCTTCTGAGTAAAGCCGCTAAGCCAGGATTGGCGAGGCCTGGTGGCCGATTTGGCTAATTCAAATATTCAATTTCGGCACCCAGAATCGAACAGGCCCTCTGGGGCGTTGGGGTGATCGGCACAAGGAGCAGGCGGAGCCTCGCGATTGAGTCCGACTAGCGGGCCTGCCACCGGATCACCGGGCAGGAACCATCCTTGCCAATTTTTCTTCTAATCTGCTTATGCGCATCCGGGTGGTAGCGAAGCCTCTTTTGCCAAGGAGCAATAAGCCATGCCAGCCCCTGTATGTGCCACTCAGACAATTCTTCAAGCGTTAACCCTAGGCCTGTTGTTGAGTTCGCCAGGTGCATTCGCCTCCGATCCAATCGTAAAAATCTTCGGGATTGGTCAGGGGTTTGTGGTGCCGCCTGACGAGCGGTTCAAGATCCAATACCAGGTGATCCCCGAGGTCTCTGGCAATCACTCCTTCTATCTCGACAACACGCTTGCCCTGGTTAAGGATGCGAGCCAGATTGAGCACAACACCTCGGGCGCCTACAGCATCAGCTACCCCACTGGCCTCGCACAGGATCGCCTGCTCGAACTGCGCATTTGCGTAGAGGCAGTACCGGTTCAGGTGTGCGATCAGGTCAGTATTCGCGCCGGCCAGGTTTTGCTGCCCGGGCAGACCATTGAGCTCAGCCCGATCGGCGTTGCCGGTCACGTGCCGCCGCAGACGCCCTTTGACATCGACTACACCATCCTCAAACCAACGACATCGGACCAGCTCTTCTATATCGACGACGTGTTGCGCGGCCGGCGAACGGCCTCCAGCACGCAATCCGGGCCCCAGACAGCCGGCTATCCAGGCGGCCTTAATGATGGGGAAAAGCGCCTATTGCGCATCTGCGTCGATGAGGCTTCAGCGACCTGCGGATATGCAGAGGTGGCGGGCGGAGACCCGCCCAATGGCGTCGATGTGCCTGAGCCATTCTCGGTAGCGGATCTGCCCAACTACTACCAAGTCGTCGCTGACTGCAACCCCACCTGCGGGTATTACTCGAATGTCTACTACGGCGATCCTGGAGTTAGCTGGGTTCCTGAGCGTGGCGATGGACTGCCGGATGGGCTGCGCATCGATCTCTACTATTCGGGTGCAGATGGCCTGCTCAACCCGAATGCCGCCGCCAATACACTGATCATTTATGCGCATTCGGCCGGTTCGAATAAGGAGTCGCTGCTGACGAAAAATCGCACACTGCTCCGCTATCTACTGGAAATTGCCGATTCCGGCGCGGGTGTGGTCGTTGCTTCGGCAGACTTCCGGCACCCGCTAAAACAACTCGAGAGCGACCGCACACCGTCTTCGGTCGCTGACCTCAGCTACCTCGTACAATTCGCTCGTCATTACGCCGCCGCACTGAATATCAACCCTGACGATATCTTCCTGGTGGGCACCTCTCTGGGTGCGGGAGTAGCGGTTCACGCCGCTGTCCGCGAAATCGCTAACCCTTCAGACATATCGCCAGTAAGGCGAAGCTCTTCCGCCGTCCGCGGCGTCATCACCCGCGATGCGCAGACTTCGTTCGCGACGCACTGGTTTCGCAGCCAGTTCCTCGAGGCGCCTCTCGCGGCTATCTATCAGCCCAACCTGCTGGATGACGAAGCGCGCTCGATCTACGGCCACGCGATTGCGCAAGTCCACAGCAACTCACCGCTGATGGAGTTGCTATATATCGGTCGCTACGTCGACCACAGGGTTACCCAAGCGGAATATCTCGACAGAACAGTCGACCTTGTTCATCTACCGAACTACGGCTTGGCGATGGAGGCGCAGTACCGTTTGCATGGCATCAATGAGCGTATTCGCCTGATAGAACGCTACACCGGTAACTTCGCTCATGATGCCGCACGATTTGTAGCGCAGTACCGGCTTGGTCGACAGTGATTTGACTACGTAGAGATGTTGGCGGCCTGCTCTGGAACTGCACAGGGTGCCGGCGCCAGGAGTCGCCGCACAGGCCACTAGCGACAGCCGGGCAGGTGCGCCAGGCCGGCGCCGTACTGCTCGTCACGGCCGCTGGCGCCGAGATCGCGGGCCTGCGCCAGCAGCGCTTCGGCAGAGGGCGCCAGGGCCAGGGCGGCGCTGACGAAGGGCGCGGCGAAGGAGGTGCCGCTGGCGTAGAAGCCCTGGCCATTGCCGTCCAGGGTCCAGATATCCTCGCCCGGCGCCACCAGCGCCAGATGCCGCCCGAAGTTGGACTGGCGTAAGCGCCGTAGCCGCGCATCCACCGCGCCCACCGCCAGCACGCCGGGATAGGCGGCGGGGTAACGCACCCCGGCCTGGCCGTCGTTACCGGCGGCCGCGACGAAGTCCATCCGTGCCGCCAGCTGCTCGAACAGCTCCGCCAGCAAACGACTGTGGGCCCCACCGAAGCTCAGGTTGACCGCCTGCGGCGCTGGCTGCAGGCCGGCTAGCTGCTCCAGGGCGGCGATCACCCAATCGCTGCGGGTGTGCAGGCCAGCCGTGCGGTCTTCACCAAAAATCCCCAGGGCCTGCAGGCGCGCGCCGGGCAGCAGGCCGGCAACCTGTTCGCGCCCGACCAGCAGCGCCGCCAGCGCGGTGCCGTGGCGCGCCGCCTCGCTACTGCGGGCCAGGTACTGCGCCGGCGGCAGGCTCTGGTAATGCAGATCGGCACCGGCAAACTCACTCAGCGCGCTGTTCACCGGACCATCGAGCATGGCCAGCAGCTTGCCCTTGCCGCAGTCGACGGCAGCCGGCTGCTGGCGGCCCATCGCGCGCTGGCCCCAGTTGCGTTGTTGCAGCTCGGCCGCGTCCGGCAACTGCAACGGCCGGTAGCGCTGATTGAGCTCCTGCTGCCAGTGCGGAAACTGCCGCCTTAGCTGTTCTTCAAGCTGCTCCAGGTCGAGCTGTGCAGGAATGCGGTAGACGCTGAGCACCCGCTGCAGATTAGGCAACTGCTGCCGGCGCAGAATCGACAGCTGGAACGCTTGCAGGGCCAGGCGCTGCTGCTCCGCTTCGGCCAGATTACGGCTGAACACCAGCCACTCGCGCAGCGGCGGCAGCTCCTCCGTCGGTGGCTGCACCACGCCGCGCCACTGCTGGGGTGGCGCCTGCAGCATGGGCTGATCGAGCAGGCTGCCAGTGGCGCGGCGCGGCGGCGGGATGGCTGCAGGAGCAGACGGAGCGACGGGTGGGATAGACACCGGCGCTGGCGCGGCAACCGGGGCGGCGGGAGTTGCCGCCGGCACGACAGGCGCCGGGGCAGGCGTCGGGGCAGGACCACCCGGCACGGGCGGCACAGCCGGAGCAGGCGGCGCACTGCTGGCGGGCGGGCCGCCCGGAACGCTGGAGCTTGTCGGCCCGCCTGCGGCGTCGCTGGCGGCCTGCAGCGGCAGGCTCAGGACCAGCGCCAGCAGCAGCCAGGGCTGCCTCATGGCTGCTCACGCGCCAACAGCGCGGCATGCTGCACCACCGGTTGCTGCTGCAACCACTGCAGCAGGGCCTGGCCATCGGCGAAGCGCCGATCATCTGGTACATGCACCTGCACGATACCCAGCGCCGAAGGGCCATCCACCAGCACCGCATCGACCTCCAGCAGCAACCCGCGTACCTGCTGCCACTGGGCATGCTCGACGAAACGCAGCTGCACCCGGTAGCCACCGCTAA encodes:
- a CDS encoding EAL domain-containing protein, with translation MPVDSDRLPGWSWWLPLPLFHLGTWMSLSTQFVSGAALWYLPFALGLTLLLWWGPRILPALYLNALLSIPLWGLDWRWAPLYALPETLAVGMVWLFLRGRQFDAALSTVASLVRFILLGVLVPAAVAALGVQSNLLLTGVLASEQWAQASLTLWLADSLIALGVTLPLLTGLTPRLVRRGWARRSPLAADSAASTGLQPPPWWALLALLVGLPVLLCLLPLLLILPLIGAMMLVLAMLWGFSGAVWGAVLTVLSVLALPLAGVLVSDLDWASPQRLEMHFSLLLLMIATLLVGRALSDLRRTLHSSAAMQQELALVNQALQSCPLGVSISDARQPGNPFIYCNPAMEKLSGYNRAEILGSGSRLLLAGNSDHGALQRARQALSRGLPHHEVLRNYRKNGEEFWNEVTIAPLLDARGKVSHFVALTQDVSERERLAKELARGREELMRQTHLLSQTEAIADIGGWVLEMADQRMYWTDGCFRMNEMDPSAGAPPLPVALSRYEPESRKLIQQTLRQILRSGQPFDMEVRLTGLRGTSRWVRLKGFPEMDGRKVVRLYGAIQDISARKLAEQQLRERDEWLRLFFEAPLIGMAMITPQGQWLEVNFKLCQILDRSREELCSSNWQQITHAQDVEREEALFDGILCGERDDYELEKRFLRSDGSVIYSRLSLRAVRAQGGRLEACLAIIEDITARHEAEARYRTLVEHAPEAIVLFSPKGGIIEANENAQRLFNLSHAELLGRNPVEMSPPRQADGQDSTPLGLRYLQAAIGGGTPVFEWLHRDSAGRVLPCEVRLVCMPGKPLLIRASITDISERQRYQREIERLAYSDELTGLPNRRLLQDRLQHAMTREQREGSYGALLFIDLDHFKTVNDSLGHPTGDALLRAVTARLGDCLRAEDTLARLGGDEFVVLLEHLADSPALAAEHAAEVGEKLLLNLRGSYWINGHELAVSGSIGITLHPLPGQDAADALKQSDTAMYQAKQGGRNALHFFAPEMQAVIDQRLQLQSELRQAMARDQLHLVFQPQLALATGRVAGAEVLLRWQHPERGNIPPDQFIPLAEETGLIQELGHWVLEHACASLARWQADWPQLVLAVNLSPRELRQNGCAERISSCLQRHGLPPSALELEITEGVLLQDVEQCIEAMHALKRLGIRFAIDDFGTGYSSLTYLKRLPLDRLKIDRSFINDLEGEASGQMLVETILLIARNLGLECVAEGVESVVQLEWLRQHGCSLGQGYHFSRPLGEKEFLAWLQQHGDEP
- a CDS encoding S8 family serine peptidase, translated to MRQPWLLLALVLSLPLQAASDAAGGPTSSSVPGGPPASSAPPAPAVPPVPGGPAPTPAPAPVVPAATPAAPVAAPAPVSIPPVAPSAPAAIPPPRRATGSLLDQPMLQAPPQQWRGVVQPPTEELPPLREWLVFSRNLAEAEQQRLALQAFQLSILRRQQLPNLQRVLSVYRIPAQLDLEQLEEQLRRQFPHWQQELNQRYRPLQLPDAAELQQRNWGQRAMGRQQPAAVDCGKGKLLAMLDGPVNSALSEFAGADLHYQSLPPAQYLARSSEAARHGTALAALLVGREQVAGLLPGARLQALGIFGEDRTAGLHTRSDWVIAALEQLAGLQPAPQAVNLSFGGAHSRLLAELFEQLAARMDFVAAAGNDGQAGVRYPAAYPGVLAVGAVDARLRRLRQSNFGRHLALVAPGEDIWTLDGNGQGFYASGTSFAAPFVSAALALAPSAEALLAQARDLGASGRDEQYGAGLAHLPGCR